The sequence below is a genomic window from Acaryochloris thomasi RCC1774.
ATCTGTTCGACGGCCTTCTCAAGTTGTACAGGGTCTAGGACGGTCTTCTGATGGTCATGTCCTATCATCTGGGAGCAGCGGCTGGTCAGAGATTCAACCGAACCCTTAACGTAAATAACGGGAACAACTCCATCATGCAACGTTGCCATGTACTGATACTGAGATTCAAAGGGAATCGCATCTAGTCGTGATCTTGAAGCCGCTAAACTAGCCTGGTTCAGGCTGGCTTTGGCTGCTGCCGTAATCAACGCTCCTTCTGTGGGGTCTCCAACGACGGACCAAGTATCATCTGTTTGTTTGAGCTGGGAGTCATTGCAAAGCACACCCGCAATCAGGCACTCCTCCAAAATGGGGGGCAGTCCATCTTCGAACGGTTCGGCAGAACTATCGCGGCGCGTGAGGCGAATATCTCCCTTGGGGCTATAGCCACTACCGCTAACCTCGTAGTGTTCTCCTCCGGCATAGATCGCCTGGACCGTCATTTGGTTTTCGGTCAGCGTTCCTGTTTTGTCGGAACAAATAACGGTAGCGCCCCCCAAGGCTTCAACGGCTGGAAGTTTACGAATAATGGCATGACGACGGGCCATCCGGTTAACACCAATAGCTAAGGTGATAGTGACGACCGCGGGCAACCCTTCTGGAATCGCGCTGACAGCGAGGGCGACGGCAGCTTCAAACATATAGATCCAGGATTCACCTTGACCCAACCCAATGACAAAGGTGAGGGTTGCGAGGGCCAAAATGCCGTAGAGCAAAATGCGACTGAACTTGGCAAACTTGCGGGTCAAGGGAGTACTGAGGTTGACCCGCTGGGTCATCGATTGAGAGATCTGCCCCACTTCGGTTGTGTCTGCGGTGGCGACCACAATCCCAGTCCCCTGCCCAAAGGTGACGAAACTCCCTGCATAAGCCATATTGGTCCGTTCTGCGAGGGAAATATCTTCGGGTAGGGGCTGGATCGATTTATCCACGGGGACCGATTCTCCGGTCAAAGCTGATTCATCGATTTGCAAACTGCGGGTCTTCATTAGTCTCAAGTCTGCGGGTACTTTATCGCCCGATGTCAACAGCACGACGTCTCCGGGGACTAAGTCTTGGGAAGGGATTCGCAGCGTTTGCCCCTCCCGCAAAACGGTGGTTTCTGTGGTGACAGCTTTAGCTAGTGAGGCGATCGCTCCTTCTGCTTTTGCTTCTTGCACGTAGCCGATCACGGCATTGATGATCGTTACGCCCCAGATCACCGCGGCATTGGTCCAGGAGCCTAGAAATGCTTTAACGCCGCCTGCAATCAACAGAATGTAGAGGAGTGGCTGGTTAAACTGTAGTAGAAACCCCAGCCAGGCCGGTCTTCCGGGCTTAACCGGGAGCTGATTCCAGCCATAGGTTTCATAACGACGGGCGACTTCTTCTGCTGTTAGCCCTGTCTTGAGGTTGCTATCGAAGACTTTAGTGACTTCAGGGCTGGTAAGGTCGTGATAAGAACGAAATTGCAATTGAGCTGGCATCATAACCCCCAATGCAAGAGACAGAGAATCTGTCTTTACACCTCAATGCTAACAAGGGCGAAATCTCACTTTCATTGCACTTCCATATCGTGAGTATAGGAATTGTGCATGTCTGCTGCTGAAATGGGACACACAGTTGAGTGACCTATTTGAACCCGAGAGCCGACCTAGGCCGATATAATCCCCGATGATATGGGCAGACCTGCTCTTTGCTAATTTCTTTGTGAGTTTGATGCTTCAATTTAGTAATCCATATTATGAAATCGCGGCAATTCTCACCATTGCGGCTGGCGTGGGTGCGCTAGCGGTGCGGCTGCGGCAGCCATTGATTATCGCTTTCATTGCTGTGGGGATTTTGGTCGGTCCGGCGGGACTGCGCTGGGTGGCCTCCACGGATGAGGTAGAGCTGTTTGCCAAGTTGGGGATTACACTACTGCTGTTTGTGGTGGGTCTCAAGCTAGATCCTCATGAGATTCGGGCTGTGGGACCGGTTGCGATCGCAACTGCCACGGGTCAAATCATCCTCACAGGCGGCATCGGCTACCTGATGGGCCTGGGCCTGGGCTTAAACAACATTGAAGCCTTTTACGTTGCCACGGCCCTCACTTTCTCCAGCACCATCATTATCGTCAAACTGCTCTCTGATCAGCGGGAGATCGATTCGCTCCACGGTCGGATTGCCGTCGGCGTTTTGATTGTGCAAGATATTACCGTCATTGCCGTCATGATTGCGCTCACGGCCCTCACGGGGGACGAAGGAACCGTCAGTCTAGGGCAAACCATTGTAGAAGTCTTGCTGAAGGGAGCCGCGTTCTTAGGTGCGATCGCACTTTTTACGCGCTATATTTTGCCGCGACTGCTGCACAGCGTCGCTCGGTCTCCAGAGCTGCTGGTTCTTGTAGCAATCACCTGGACTGTAGCGTTGGCGGCGGAGGCTGATACGTTGGGGTTCAGTAAAGAAGTCGGGGCGTTCTTGGCAGGGGTTGCGATCGCATCCACCCCTTACAGAGTCCCTATCTCCTCTCGACTCGTCAGCCTGCGGGATTTTCTGCTGCTGTTCTTTTTTATTGAGTTAGGCGTCAACATTGACCTGCAGTATCTAGGGCAACAGGTTATTCCCGCCCTGATCTTTTCAGCTTTCATACTACTAGGCAAACCGCTAATGGTTGTCGTGCTGATGAGCATCATGGGCTATCGCAAATACACCAGCGCCCTCACCGGCCTTGCCCTCAGCCAGATTAGCGAGTTTTCCCTGATCCTGGCATCCCTGGGCGTCGGTCTAGGACAAATCGACAAACGCATTTTGGGCCTGATCACGCTCATTGGCTTGATTACGATGGGGCTGTCGAGCTACATGATCATCTACAGCCATGTCATCTATCCTCGACTAGCAAACTGGCTCGATTTGCTAGAGCGGAAAGTCATTCATCCCCACCACTATGAAGACCCAGATTCAGAGTGGACGCCCGTTGATTTCATCGTCTTTGGTTTGGGGCGCTACGGGGGCAGCGTCGTACACGATCTCTGCGAATCAGGATTCACAGTGCTGGGGGTTGATTTTGATCCTGAAGTGGTGAGCTTCTGGAACCGCCAAGGGCTGCGAACCCTCTATGGTGATGCCGATGACCCAGAACTGGCGGCCCTACTCCCCCTCAAAGAAACACGCTGGATTGTGAGTACAGTTCCTAGGTGTGACGTGGGCCTAGCGTTACTCCATACTCTGCAGCACCATGACTACAAAGGATCTGTCGCTCTCACCAGTCACAGCCAGCGAGATGAAGAGATTTTGCTGTCGGCAGGCGCAAATAAGGTACTGCTTCCTTTCCGCGATGCCGCGAAGGAGGCCGCAAGGATGTTGACCCACATTGAGATGTCCTCCTAGGCGAAGCGTTTTGACTTTATGCCCTTCGTCTTGAGTTTGCTCTCCGAGCCAAACACATTTTGGATGCGGCTGTAACATTCGCGAACAACAGTTGGGGGCTGCAGCTCAGCCTTTTTCCACAAGTAGGGTTGTTAAGAAAGTTCATTTTTCTTCGATAAATCCTCCCATTAAGATGAACTTTGCTTGCAGGAACCGACGTTTTTTTCAAGGAGGACTATATTAGTAAATGAAGCAGTCAATGCTTCCCTGGCAGATGAAACAGCCAAGTCAAACCTACAAGAGGAAAGAGCTGTTGAGATTAGTATCTGTCTCGCTAAAACAAAATAACACCCGCGTCTGTTATTGACGTTCTCTCAAATAAAGAGATGGGAGTTCAACTGAGTCTTAGAGACTGTAATAGTTGCTCCACATAGCATCGAGATGAATGAGAGAGATTTACTCAGTAACGTTTAGGTCGGGTGTTATTTGCTTTAAATGGAGTTTTTTGACTTCAACATCACCTCAAAAGTGAACCTAGGGATAAAGCCTTATACTCTTCTCCAGTAAGGTGAGTTTTTCTCTCTATTTTGATTGTTTTCCGTAGGTTTTAAGTCACTAGCTTCCCGTTAACTTGTTGTCCATCGGCACAGACTTTATTGAACCGAGAGTCAGCATTAATAAATTCAAGAACGATTTAATCAATCGAAGCCTCTCGCTAGATAATTGACTTGATCTACGCAGGAAGGCTACTGAAACGAAATCACATCCGCTAGCCCAAACCAGTTGCGTCGCTTTACTCCCCATGCCAAAACGCCAAGGACAGCGATAAAGACTAGCGCAATGGCTAAGGTTGCACTAGAGTTCAGCATTATTGCAGCGCCTAGGTGGGTCAGTAGAAACGTGCAGGGCATAATGCCCAACAGACAAGGAAGGGCAAACCAGATGAACGACAAGCCAGAAATACCTGCACCATAGCTGATCAGGTCGTAGGGAATCACCGGAATCATATGGGTAATCATCACGACCCAGCCCAGATACTTCTCCCCGCGATGTTTTGAGAGATAAATGGCCTTTCCGGTCAAAACTTTAACGGTTGCTCGCCCCCAAGTACGACCAATCCAATAGGCAATGATGCTCCCCAGATAAATGCCAATCGTGCCATAGATTCCCGCTTGTATCGGTCCCCAAATCGTTCCTGCCGCAATGGTGAAGGGAGTGCTTGGGATCGGGCTGACGACGATGGCGATTGCCGAGAAACTAATGAAGACGAGGATGCCGATCCAGCCCAGTCCATGCAGATACTGTATCCATTGCTGGGGTGAATGCCAGTCGATCCCTGCTTGGGTGACGAGCCAACCGCTAAAGATCGCGCACAGTGCAGTGACAAATAGCGCAATCCAGTGGGATGGCTTCAATCTAATAAGGCTTCGAGACCGTTTGGGACGCCGAGTTTTTGTCCGCGTAGGAGAAGAGTTTCTGGAGACATTAGAAGCGCGTCTGACAAGTTTTGGCACAGGTGGAATCAGTCGTATTGTTTTTCAACGGGAATGCGGCGGTCGTTGCACAGTCAAGTCACTGCCTGAGTCCAATTTATTCGTCACAGAAATAGAGCCATCATACCCAGAGGTTCGCAGACGATTACAGAGGCTACGCTCCACAATATACTACTGATGCCCGAAGTCCTCCGCAAATGGTTTAGCGACGCGGATATTATTTTCTATGGGTAACACCCTGATCACACGAGTCTCCCAGGCGTCACACTGCTGCCATTAAAGCCCCTGGAGCAGCAGGATTAGGGTCCAAAGTTCCGTGGCTAGTAGCATGCTCAAGCATCACAATGCTACTGCCCTCCGTCATGGCTTGCCAGGATTGGGGGGCAAACCAGCGCAAACAAGGCGCTAAAACTTTGAGTTGCCCATGCAGGCGCTGGAATTGACGAGCCGCAGTCCATAAAGATCGCAGCTCAGAGACTTCCCAGCCTAAGGCTTGGAAAAACTTCG
It includes:
- a CDS encoding cation:proton antiporter, which translates into the protein MLQFSNPYYEIAAILTIAAGVGALAVRLRQPLIIAFIAVGILVGPAGLRWVASTDEVELFAKLGITLLLFVVGLKLDPHEIRAVGPVAIATATGQIILTGGIGYLMGLGLGLNNIEAFYVATALTFSSTIIIVKLLSDQREIDSLHGRIAVGVLIVQDITVIAVMIALTALTGDEGTVSLGQTIVEVLLKGAAFLGAIALFTRYILPRLLHSVARSPELLVLVAITWTVALAAEADTLGFSKEVGAFLAGVAIASTPYRVPISSRLVSLRDFLLLFFFIELGVNIDLQYLGQQVIPALIFSAFILLGKPLMVVVLMSIMGYRKYTSALTGLALSQISEFSLILASLGVGLGQIDKRILGLITLIGLITMGLSSYMIIYSHVIYPRLANWLDLLERKVIHPHHYEDPDSEWTPVDFIVFGLGRYGGSVVHDLCESGFTVLGVDFDPEVVSFWNRQGLRTLYGDADDPELAALLPLKETRWIVSTVPRCDVGLALLHTLQHHDYKGSVALTSHSQRDEEILLSAGANKVLLPFRDAAKEAARMLTHIEMSS
- a CDS encoding TVP38/TMEM64 family protein; the protein is MKPSHWIALFVTALCAIFSGWLVTQAGIDWHSPQQWIQYLHGLGWIGILVFISFSAIAIVVSPIPSTPFTIAAGTIWGPIQAGIYGTIGIYLGSIIAYWIGRTWGRATVKVLTGKAIYLSKHRGEKYLGWVVMITHMIPVIPYDLISYGAGISGLSFIWFALPCLLGIMPCTFLLTHLGAAIMLNSSATLAIALVFIAVLGVLAWGVKRRNWFGLADVISFQ
- a CDS encoding cation-transporting P-type ATPase, which encodes MPAQLQFRSYHDLTSPEVTKVFDSNLKTGLTAEEVARRYETYGWNQLPVKPGRPAWLGFLLQFNQPLLYILLIAGGVKAFLGSWTNAAVIWGVTIINAVIGYVQEAKAEGAIASLAKAVTTETTVLREGQTLRIPSQDLVPGDVVLLTSGDKVPADLRLMKTRSLQIDESALTGESVPVDKSIQPLPEDISLAERTNMAYAGSFVTFGQGTGIVVATADTTEVGQISQSMTQRVNLSTPLTRKFAKFSRILLYGILALATLTFVIGLGQGESWIYMFEAAVALAVSAIPEGLPAVVTITLAIGVNRMARRHAIIRKLPAVEALGGATVICSDKTGTLTENQMTVQAIYAGGEHYEVSGSGYSPKGDIRLTRRDSSAEPFEDGLPPILEECLIAGVLCNDSQLKQTDDTWSVVGDPTEGALITAAAKASLNQASLAASRSRLDAIPFESQYQYMATLHDGVVPVIYVKGSVESLTSRCSQMIGHDHQKTVLDPVQLEKAVEQMAEQGLRVLAFAKKEAHAHQHSIDHEDIETDLTFLGLQGMIDPPRPEAIAAVHACQSAGIQVKMITGDHIATARTIAHRMGIQKAEQVVAFEGQQLARMDDRQLAQAVEDGDVFARVAPTQKLRLVEALQSKGEVVAMTGDGVNDAPALKQADIGTAMGKGGTEVAREAADMLLTDDNFASVEAAVEEGRTVYQNLRKAIAFLLPVNGGESMTILISAFLARDLPILSLQILWLNLINSLTMTVPLAFEPKSNGLMQQPPRNPNEPLITGRLLRRILTVSLFNWILIFGIFEWAKSTTGDIAIARTMAIQALVFARIVYLLSISQLGISLLSVIRHRSKITRAPILIVGIVAAVALQFIFSQWSVMNTLFETAPLAPEQWLVCLLPMLPMVPLAIFANFIDPPQGKAVAHPRLNMH